Below is a genomic region from Planifilum fimeticola.
GTCCCTGCGTGGACCCGGTGATGTTGTTCAAAATGTTGTTCATCGGGTATTTGTACGGCATTCGCTCGGAACGGCGCCTGGTGGAAGAGATCCAGGTCAACGTGGCATACCGCTGGTTTGTGGGGCTTTCTTTGACGGACAAGGTACCGCACGCCACCACATTCAGCCAAAACCGACGCCGCAGGTTCAACGGTACGACCATCTTCCAGGAGATCTTCGACGAGATCGTTTTGCAAGCCATCAACCACGGACTGATCGAGGGGAAAGAACTGTTTACGGACTCGACGTTTTTAAAGGCGAACGCCAACAAGAACAAATTCACCCGTCAAATAGTTCGCCAATCCACGGAGAAGTACGTGGAGGAATTGGATCGTGCCATTGACGAGGATCGTGAAGCACACGGCAAGCGGCCGTTAAAAAAAAACGACACTTCTGAGGTAGAACGGGAAATCCGTGTCAGTACCACCGACCCGGAAAGCGGCTACATGGTGCGGGAAGGCAAACCGGAAGGTTTTTTCTATCTGGATCACCGGACGGTAGACGGCAAACACAACCTCATCACGGACGTGTACGTGACACCGGGAAACGTGCACGACTCCAAACCCTACTTGGCTCGTCTGAAACGGCAGCAGGAACGCTTCGGCTTTGAGGTGGAGGCTGTGGCGCTGGATGCCGGATACCTGACGAATCCGATTTGCCATGCCTTGAAGGAGCTAGGGATTTTTGCCGTCATCGCCCACCGTCGTTTTCATCCGCAAAAAGGATTGTTTCACAAATGGCAGTTCAAGTACAACGCGAAGCGTGATGTATACATCTGTCCAGGAAAACACGAACTGACATACCGAACGACCAACCGACAAGGATACCGCGAATACAAATCCGATCCGCAAACGTGCCGGGATTGTCCGTTTTTATCCCGGTGCACCCGTTCGAAAAACCATGTGAAAACCATCACCCGACACGTATGGGAAGATGCCAAGGAGTGGGTTCGTCAAAACCGGTTAAGCGAGCGGGGAAAAGAACTTTACAAGCGGAGGAAAGAGACGATCGAGCGGAGTTTCGCGGATGCGAAAGAGCTGCACGGACTTCGCTACGCACGGATGAGGGGGCTTGCCAGAGTAACAGAGCAATGCCTCCTTACTGCCGTTTGCCAAAACATCAAGAAAATGGCCTTGCTCCTTTGGAAGAGGAACAATGGGCCCCAAGGCGG
It encodes:
- a CDS encoding IS1182 family transposase, with the protein product PCVDPVMLFKMLFIGYLYGIRSERRLVEEIQVNVAYRWFVGLSLTDKVPHATTFSQNRRRRFNGTTIFQEIFDEIVLQAINHGLIEGKELFTDSTFLKANANKNKFTRQIVRQSTEKYVEELDRAIDEDREAHGKRPLKKNDTSEVEREIRVSTTDPESGYMVREGKPEGFFYLDHRTVDGKHNLITDVYVTPGNVHDSKPYLARLKRQQERFGFEVEAVALDAGYLTNPICHALKELGIFAVIAHRRFHPQKGLFHKWQFKYNAKRDVYICPGKHELTYRTTNRQGYREYKSDPQTCRDCPFLSRCTRSKNHVKTITRHVWEDAKEWVRQNRLSERGKELYKRRKETIERSFADAKELHGLRYARMRGLARVTEQCLLTAVCQNIKKMALLLWKRNNGPQGG